Proteins from a genomic interval of Spirochaetota bacterium:
- a CDS encoding GAF domain-containing SpoIIE family protein phosphatase: MKKRILFYIFSSIYAVVFLMTVPEGYKQAVIYPFDRLLVGSSFVYRLHDTPHAFFQAKLTTCDSKTLKNDSQTFTEWECISIINDVTVKQHFKSNNKIALWLVLILSFSSILLIVWAFGIYYARKDMFADLFIFIANAVALNCLVYIDLFFVHRLHAIYPAFSCLVPLCLFYIVFMMKESSKLVKTMCYMIVILTGLILSGTVYCNVLPFEKVYQLNGIITIVLFIIAATMLLSERNHHARFLIKRNIVVAGAIIAGGVLPFSVLLAGMYHDIQPSTLFSLLFTIAIPVSIGNGLLANYSLGSVANLQKNSISMVVDIIIAVVISTGLFYIYNFYSILLSPLIIIGLFLAIMLIILYIRMLIIRALDDIIFLKNDEYSVSLQRIAEIITWPKILKEKLDAIESELKTLIKVKKISYAIIDNYQYDDERIIVLNEDSNLATFFKKRNETITSASFFSSRNDEKAVEEYIVTHGIEACIPVCINESLQGILFVHNKGDYFTNVELNFLSMLALQVHQLVINSKALTEYINSRNYEKELDLASYIQVRLFPKKPPQDCGIQFSIYSRPYLKVTGDYYDIIPVDKNRVAVVIADISGHGLSAAMILSATSAIINGMLKEKKGIDKVVAELNHFLTIRYTGFELITLFIGLYNKRTRSMEYINAGHIAPLVVSKDKKIYHLEGRSKILGVDPVAQYYPSRFAFSSGDQMILYTDGLTDLYNSNSDITFGEESLNIILTQSLTKSIEEKIHAITQGIVTFGQEYIKDDITIIGMHFN, translated from the coding sequence ATGAAAAAAAGGATACTTTTTTACATTTTCAGTAGTATATATGCTGTTGTCTTTTTGATGACAGTTCCTGAAGGATATAAACAAGCAGTTATATACCCATTTGACCGTCTGCTTGTGGGCAGTAGTTTTGTGTATCGTTTGCATGATACACCACATGCTTTTTTTCAAGCTAAGCTTACAACATGTGATAGTAAAACACTGAAAAATGATTCCCAAACGTTCACTGAATGGGAATGTATATCTATCATTAATGATGTAACGGTTAAACAACATTTTAAAAGTAATAATAAAATAGCATTGTGGCTGGTCTTAATACTTTCATTTTCTTCAATTCTTTTGATTGTATGGGCTTTTGGCATCTATTATGCACGGAAGGACATGTTTGCTGATTTATTTATATTCATAGCCAATGCTGTGGCTCTTAATTGTCTTGTATACATAGACCTTTTCTTTGTGCACCGGTTACATGCTATCTACCCTGCTTTCAGTTGCCTTGTTCCCCTCTGTTTATTCTATATTGTATTTATGATGAAGGAAAGCAGTAAGCTGGTTAAAACAATGTGCTATATGATTGTAATTTTAACCGGACTTATTTTAAGTGGAACTGTTTATTGTAATGTATTGCCCTTTGAAAAAGTATATCAACTCAATGGAATTATTACCATTGTATTGTTTATTATAGCTGCCACCATGTTACTTTCTGAACGCAACCACCACGCAAGGTTTTTAATCAAAAGAAATATTGTAGTGGCAGGTGCAATAATTGCAGGTGGCGTGCTGCCTTTTTCTGTATTGCTTGCAGGCATGTATCATGATATTCAGCCTTCCACTTTATTTTCACTGTTGTTTACTATAGCTATACCGGTTAGTATAGGGAATGGGCTTCTGGCAAATTACAGCTTAGGGTCAGTGGCCAATCTTCAAAAAAACAGTATCTCAATGGTTGTGGATATTATTATTGCTGTGGTAATCTCAACAGGGTTATTTTACATTTATAATTTTTATTCCATATTGCTATCGCCCCTCATTATTATTGGACTTTTTCTTGCAATCATGCTGATTATTCTTTATATCAGGATGCTCATTATACGGGCGCTTGATGATATTATATTTTTAAAAAATGATGAATATTCTGTGTCATTACAGAGAATTGCCGAAATCATAACATGGCCAAAAATTTTAAAGGAAAAGCTGGATGCTATTGAAAGTGAACTGAAGACGCTCATTAAAGTTAAAAAAATAAGTTATGCAATTATTGATAACTACCAGTATGATGATGAACGAATTATTGTTTTGAATGAAGATTCTAATCTGGCCACGTTTTTTAAAAAAAGGAATGAAACCATTACCTCAGCAAGTTTTTTTTCCAGCAGAAATGATGAAAAAGCTGTTGAAGAATACATTGTAACTCACGGGATTGAAGCCTGCATTCCTGTATGTATCAATGAATCCTTACAAGGGATTCTTTTTGTGCATAACAAAGGTGATTATTTTACAAATGTAGAACTCAACTTTCTTTCGATGTTAGCTTTGCAGGTTCATCAACTGGTCATAAACAGCAAAGCGTTAACGGAATATATCAATTCACGAAATTATGAAAAGGAACTTGATTTAGCATCATATATCCAGGTACGGCTTTTTCCAAAGAAGCCACCACAGGATTGTGGTATTCAGTTTTCTATTTATTCACGGCCGTATTTAAAGGTAACTGGCGACTACTATGATATCATCCCTGTGGATAAAAACAGAGTGGCAGTTGTTATTGCTGACATATCCGGTCATGGGTTGTCTGCTGCAATGATATTATCAGCCACCAGTGCTATTATCAACGGAATGTTAAAAGAAAAGAAAGGCATTGATAAAGTAGTTGCCGAATTAAATCATTTTTTAACAATCCGCTATACGGGATTTGAACTCATAACGTTATTTATTGGTCTGTATAATAAGCGGACACGATCTATGGAATACATCAATGCAGGGCACATAGCACCACTGGTAGTTTCTAAGGATAAAAAAATATATCATCTGGAAGGAAGATCCAAAATACTGGGTGTTGACCCCGTGGCACAGTATTATCCTTCTCGCTTTGCATTCAGTTCAGGTGATCAGATGATACTGTATACCGATGGATTGACAGATCTGTACAACAGCAATAGTGATATAACATTTGGCGAGGAATCATTGAATATAATACTTACCCAGTCATTAACAAAATCAATTGAGGAGAAAATCCATGCAATTACACAGGGGATTGTTACATTTGGCCAGGAATATATCAAAGATGACATTACTATTATTGGCATGCATTTTAATTAA
- a CDS encoding GAF domain-containing protein: protein MKVFRQLIIQGINIVFLSLLLLLGWMLHTVQIEGNLLIIFIVFSIVTIFPLYTYYIERFYKKIIPLKYEDLYIQTVDMFLSLQSFDDIIKVIFDKVLQYIGVKSGLLIFYSHGSDDYTIYYQKQQKQKVIRKAHIDKNNIIFKVIQSGEDILIKSKMDPSLHFQRSIIFEMEKLGGEIIIPIYYHDIFLGLMIIGEMKRRISRRDILMLKALASKIATVTVNSFFMHELIKSKEIEKEYELGHKVLKQFLPPDKGFIQKTQYMMIKNPDSTITCYFNIYNPDPMTSYIALCPLQANISLLSLLIPAISVLMQSYSRLGFLPDRIIKKINGVLKEKELIEENLPIMIVKKKKKQYCISRSGNCNMKVYIQKKTKVTTLNLQQAINQVNNVKKLIITSGGIPNSNSIGRMHEFDENIDVASHSIPKNNFMVILSEVL, encoded by the coding sequence ATGAAGGTATTTCGCCAGTTAATAATTCAGGGGATTAATATTGTTTTTCTTTCCCTATTGCTGCTTTTAGGTTGGATGCTTCATACTGTGCAGATTGAAGGTAATCTTCTTATTATATTTATAGTTTTTTCCATTGTAACCATCTTTCCATTATATACCTATTATATTGAACGGTTTTATAAAAAGATAATTCCATTAAAGTATGAAGATCTCTATATTCAGACAGTTGACATGTTTTTGTCGTTGCAGTCATTTGATGATATCATCAAGGTTATCTTTGATAAGGTATTGCAGTATATTGGCGTTAAGTCGGGGCTGTTAATATTTTATTCCCATGGTAGTGATGATTACACAATTTATTATCAGAAACAACAAAAACAGAAAGTAATACGCAAAGCCCACATTGATAAAAATAATATTATATTCAAGGTCATTCAATCAGGGGAAGATATTTTGATAAAAAGCAAGATGGATCCTTCCTTGCATTTTCAAAGAAGCATCATATTTGAGATGGAAAAGTTGGGTGGGGAAATTATCATACCCATTTACTATCATGACATATTTTTAGGCCTGATGATCATTGGCGAAATGAAACGAAGAATATCCCGTAGGGATATTTTAATGTTAAAAGCATTAGCTTCTAAAATTGCAACTGTTACTGTTAACAGCTTCTTCATGCATGAACTGATAAAAAGCAAAGAGATTGAGAAAGAATATGAATTGGGTCATAAGGTATTAAAGCAATTTTTACCTCCGGATAAAGGTTTCATCCAGAAGACTCAGTATATGATGATAAAAAATCCAGATAGTACCATAACCTGTTATTTTAATATTTACAACCCCGATCCAATGACATCCTATATTGCCCTTTGTCCATTGCAGGCCAATATTTCACTATTATCATTACTGATTCCAGCAATCAGTGTGTTAATGCAGAGTTATTCCCGGCTTGGATTTTTACCTGACCGTATAATAAAGAAAATAAATGGAGTCCTAAAAGAGAAGGAACTCATTGAGGAAAATTTGCCAATAATGATTGTGAAGAAAAAAAAGAAACAATATTGCATTAGCAGGTCTGGAAACTGCAATATGAAAGTATATATTCAGAAAAAAACTAAAGTTACTACCCTTAACCTGCAACAAGCTATAAACCAGGTTAATAATGTTAAAAAGCTAATCATAACATCAGGAGGAATTCCCAATAGTAATAGTATTGGAAGAATGCATGAATTTGATGAAAATATTGATGTGGCCAGCCACAGTATACCCAAGAACAATTTTATGGTAATACTTTCAGAAGTACTATGA
- the tmk gene encoding dTMP kinase, translating into MKVKTPLFIVFEGIDGAGKSTQANLLFSFCKAIAPAVLLQEPTDGQYGKLLRKMLKGEIPGTRDELLELFIKDRAYDVEQNILPLLNKGYVVIVDRYFYSTAAYQAGDGIKPSDILRMNIEKGFPVPERVYFIDIEPATALERIHRRSGDNKEIFETLHTLETIRKNYLSIADTTFAIIQGSLGVEDMFKEVLKDFEKHFVTG; encoded by the coding sequence ATGAAGGTTAAAACTCCGCTTTTTATTGTCTTTGAAGGAATAGATGGTGCAGGCAAATCCACGCAGGCAAATCTTTTGTTTTCTTTTTGCAAAGCGATAGCGCCAGCGGTTCTTTTGCAGGAACCAACGGATGGCCAGTATGGAAAGCTTCTTCGTAAAATGCTAAAAGGAGAAATCCCCGGCACACGGGATGAGCTTCTTGAACTTTTTATAAAGGATAGAGCTTATGATGTGGAGCAAAACATACTGCCGTTGCTTAATAAAGGGTATGTGGTGATAGTTGATAGATATTTTTATTCAACAGCTGCCTATCAGGCAGGTGATGGCATCAAACCTTCAGACATTCTCAGGATGAATATTGAAAAAGGATTTCCTGTACCTGAAAGGGTGTATTTCATTGATATTGAACCTGCTACTGCATTAGAGCGAATACACAGGCGGTCAGGTGATAATAAAGAAATATTTGAAACATTACATACTCTTGAAACAATCAGAAAGAATTATTTGTCCATAGCAGATACTACTTTTGCAATCATACAGGGTAGTCTGGGAGTGGAAGATATGTTTAAGGAAGTATTGAAGGATTTTGAAAAACATTTTGTAACAGGATAG
- a CDS encoding glucose-6-phosphate isomerase, protein MIQFDFNYFMDEFIGSEHGIANKDIDALAPQCDAALKRMDNEKAKGLLGFLELPFADTIVEDIRAFKATVHWCDTVALIGIGGSALGPQALKNALADIYLNELPDTDRGKRCRAYFFDNVDPGEMQSLLKILPIPSTLFLVISKSGGTTETNANFAILLDAIKKQTTDYKKHIVTITDPDKGILRQITQEEGFVSFPVPANVGGRFSVLSAVGLVIAEFLGIDAHGLLKGAARVVERYYGNTVWENAPLLNAAFHYLFDKKKNKRINVLMPYTRKLYLFADWYRQLWAESLGKRFDMQGKEVMAGLTPVAALGTIDQHSQLQLYLEGPNDKVITFLKLKDFGTDIVMPQFYKGKQELEYLSGKSLRKLNEFEEQATELVLKEANRPNASIILPKLDEEAVGELIMFLEMQTAYAGYLYNINPYDQPAVEQGKRFTFGLLERPGYEDYKEKFVKGYVKKESYIL, encoded by the coding sequence ATGATTCAGTTTGATTTTAATTATTTTATGGACGAGTTTATTGGCTCTGAGCATGGTATTGCAAATAAGGATATAGATGCGCTTGCGCCACAATGTGATGCTGCTCTTAAGCGAATGGATAATGAAAAAGCAAAAGGGTTGCTGGGTTTTCTGGAATTGCCATTTGCTGATACTATTGTTGAGGATATACGTGCATTTAAAGCAACTGTTCACTGGTGTGATACAGTAGCCTTAATTGGCATTGGTGGGTCAGCGCTGGGACCGCAGGCATTGAAAAATGCTCTGGCGGATATTTATCTTAATGAATTGCCTGATACAGACCGTGGTAAACGGTGCAGGGCATATTTTTTTGATAATGTTGATCCTGGTGAAATGCAATCATTACTAAAGATACTCCCTATACCATCAACATTGTTTTTAGTGATATCAAAATCGGGTGGAACTACTGAAACCAATGCAAACTTTGCAATTTTACTGGATGCAATCAAGAAACAAACCACAGACTATAAAAAGCATATAGTGACCATAACTGATCCCGACAAAGGCATATTGCGACAGATAACACAGGAAGAAGGGTTTGTGTCATTTCCTGTGCCAGCAAATGTTGGCGGAAGATTTTCGGTGCTGTCAGCGGTTGGCCTAGTGATTGCTGAATTTCTGGGAATTGATGCGCATGGGTTACTCAAAGGTGCCGCACGTGTTGTAGAGCGTTATTATGGCAACACTGTATGGGAAAACGCCCCACTGTTAAATGCAGCATTTCATTATTTGTTTGATAAAAAAAAGAATAAACGTATTAATGTGCTCATGCCCTATACACGCAAGCTGTACCTGTTTGCTGACTGGTACCGACAATTATGGGCAGAGTCATTGGGTAAGCGCTTTGATATGCAGGGAAAAGAGGTGATGGCAGGGCTTACGCCTGTTGCAGCACTTGGTACTATTGATCAGCACTCGCAGCTACAGCTTTATTTAGAAGGGCCAAATGACAAAGTTATAACATTTCTTAAACTGAAGGACTTTGGAACTGATATAGTGATGCCACAGTTTTACAAAGGTAAACAGGAATTAGAATATCTTAGTGGAAAAAGCTTACGAAAGCTGAATGAATTTGAAGAACAGGCAACTGAGCTTGTTTTGAAAGAAGCTAACCGGCCTAATGCATCAATTATTCTTCCCAAACTTGATGAAGAGGCTGTTGGTGAGCTTATCATGTTTCTTGAAATGCAAACAGCATACGCCGGTTACCTGTATAACATCAATCCATACGATCAGCCTGCGGTGGAACAGGGGAAACGTTTTACATTTGGGCTTTTAGAAAGACCGGGGTATGAGGACTATAAAGAAAAGTTTGTGAAAGGGTATGTAAAGAAAGAATCATATATACTATAA
- a CDS encoding L-threonylcarbamoyladenylate synthase — protein MIYPAIDTNIHKAAQAILKGEVVAFPTETVYGLGANALNAEAVAKIFEIKQRPFFDPLIVHVDSRDMVKEVVATLPDIALRCMEAFWPGPLTLVLPKNTIIPQIVTAGLDTVAVRMPEHQVAHKLIQASGVPIAAPSANPFGYLSPTTAGHVASQLGDKVDIILDGGQCPVGVESTIIKIENDSLTLLRHGGIPVEDIEAVAGKVSVVQHTQVEAPGQLPYHYAPKTKIVMIKDVRKIPDDSTCGVILYKKRDVPFKNIHVMYLSDNGDLRQAAANLFTCLHALDAMRLSVIYAEEIPEVGLGQAIMDRLKKAQARHR, from the coding sequence ATGATATATCCTGCAATTGATACAAACATTCATAAAGCTGCGCAGGCTATACTAAAGGGGGAAGTTGTAGCATTCCCAACTGAAACGGTGTATGGTCTTGGTGCAAATGCTTTGAATGCAGAAGCAGTGGCAAAGATTTTTGAAATTAAGCAAAGGCCCTTTTTTGATCCTCTTATTGTCCATGTTGATTCGCGCGATATGGTTAAAGAAGTGGTGGCAACTTTACCGGATATTGCCCTGCGATGTATGGAAGCATTCTGGCCGGGTCCATTGACACTGGTGCTGCCAAAAAATACTATAATACCACAGATAGTTACTGCAGGACTTGATACCGTTGCTGTAAGAATGCCAGAGCACCAGGTTGCACATAAACTGATACAGGCAAGTGGAGTGCCCATAGCTGCGCCAAGTGCAAACCCATTTGGATATTTGAGTCCTACCACCGCAGGTCATGTTGCATCGCAGCTGGGCGATAAGGTTGATATCATTCTGGATGGTGGGCAGTGCCCTGTTGGGGTTGAATCCACCATTATCAAAATAGAAAACGATAGCCTTACTTTGCTTCGTCATGGCGGGATACCCGTTGAAGATATTGAAGCTGTGGCAGGTAAAGTATCTGTAGTACAACATACACAGGTTGAAGCCCCTGGTCAGTTGCCCTATCATTATGCCCCCAAAACAAAAATTGTCATGATAAAAGATGTACGCAAAATCCCTGACGACAGTACCTGTGGAGTGATTCTTTATAAAAAAAGAGATGTGCCATTTAAAAATATCCATGTCATGTATCTTTCTGATAATGGTGATTTGCGGCAGGCTGCGGCAAATCTTTTTACATGCCTTCATGCTCTTGATGCAATGAGGCTTTCAGTCATATATGCGGAGGAAATACCTGAGGTTGGCCTGGGGCAGGCCATCATGGACAGATTAAAAAAAGCGCAAGCACGTCACAGGTGA
- a CDS encoding YiiD C-terminal domain-containing protein gives MSMTTRQRILRKLVNLYPPFLGAGIRITFDDTANKVTVSMKLTWYNRNYVGTHFGGSLYTMCDPFYMILLMDMLGKEYIVWDKSAKIEFLKPGRSTVHAEFYIPDELVDQIKKEVDEKGKAVPEFIAEVKDEKNEVVARVHKYIYVRKKDPGR, from the coding sequence ATGAGTATGACAACACGGCAACGAATACTGAGAAAACTTGTTAACCTTTATCCGCCATTTTTAGGTGCAGGGATACGGATAACCTTTGATGATACAGCAAATAAGGTTACTGTATCGATGAAGCTTACATGGTATAACCGTAATTACGTGGGTACCCACTTTGGCGGTTCACTGTATACCATGTGCGACCCATTTTATATGATTTTGTTGATGGACATGTTAGGGAAAGAATATATTGTTTGGGATAAGTCTGCAAAAATTGAATTTTTGAAGCCCGGGCGTTCAACTGTTCATGCTGAATTTTATATCCCTGATGAATTGGTAGACCAAATAAAAAAGGAAGTTGACGAAAAAGGGAAAGCAGTGCCGGAATTTATAGCCGAAGTTAAAGATGAAAAGAATGAGGTGGTTGCCCGTGTGCATAAATACATTTATGTCAGGAAGAAGGATCCCGGTAGATAA
- a CDS encoding DUF3996 domain-containing protein translates to MKNIVLPFIIVLLFATTVFAANNIGAGFILGDPSGLTAKMFMGKSDAIDFGLGESADDLYIYADYLRHFHGVFPINELVFYFGVGAGFHDWEKDRKNDHEEENRIDVRIPVGLEYTFTKVPVGIFLELVPALRIIPDVDFDIRGGLGARYYF, encoded by the coding sequence ATGAAAAATATTGTGTTGCCATTCATTATTGTATTGCTATTTGCAACTACAGTATTTGCTGCAAACAACATTGGTGCTGGCTTCATATTAGGTGATCCGTCAGGGTTAACAGCAAAAATGTTTATGGGAAAAAGCGATGCCATAGACTTTGGCTTAGGAGAATCTGCAGATGATTTATATATTTATGCAGATTATTTGCGCCATTTCCACGGTGTTTTCCCAATTAATGAACTGGTGTTTTACTTTGGTGTTGGTGCAGGATTCCATGATTGGGAAAAAGATAGGAAAAATGACCATGAAGAAGAAAACAGAATTGACGTTCGCATTCCGGTAGGGCTTGAATATACATTTACAAAAGTACCAGTTGGCATATTTCTTGAACTGGTACCTGCATTACGTATTATCCCCGATGTGGATTTTGATA